A section of the bacterium genome encodes:
- the queG gene encoding tRNA epoxyqueuosine(34) reductase QueG — MTRAESLKRVAERIGFDRVGVAAVGPAATGRAFLKWLADGEQAGMGYLARRVEKRLDPKEVLPGAQSALCVALRYWPLSGALPEAEAGDDLWSGVARYARGLDYHDVMLERLERLEKEIAAAIPGTRTRRYVDTGPVLERDLAAKAGLGAFGKNCNLLDAEMGSYFLLGEVLTTAELEPDSPIADLCGTCTRCLEACPTGALIEPYRLDSRLCISYWTIEHRGTIPEAVRPGIGDWVFGCDVCQEVCPANVDLEPAHHPELELADKRRELSLTDLLRLDREEYVERFRGSPMKRAKLEGLKRNTAVAMGNRADRLYLEPLSEALEDDDDGVRQHAAWALGRLVVSDDETIHGRRSRLEAALAREAVAKVRAEIQVALEATEPGRSRESAAARK; from the coding sequence ATGACTCGGGCCGAGAGCCTTAAGCGAGTCGCCGAGCGCATCGGCTTCGATCGCGTCGGCGTGGCCGCGGTTGGTCCGGCCGCAACCGGTCGGGCCTTTCTCAAATGGCTGGCGGACGGTGAGCAGGCAGGCATGGGGTACCTGGCGCGGCGGGTGGAGAAGCGGCTCGACCCCAAAGAAGTGCTTCCCGGCGCGCAAAGCGCCCTGTGCGTGGCTTTGCGTTACTGGCCGCTGTCGGGGGCTCTGCCGGAAGCGGAAGCCGGCGACGATCTCTGGTCCGGAGTCGCCCGCTACGCTCGAGGGCTCGATTACCACGACGTGATGCTCGAACGTCTGGAGCGGCTCGAGAAGGAGATCGCCGCGGCGATTCCTGGCACGAGAACCAGGCGCTATGTCGATACCGGACCGGTCTTGGAGAGGGATTTAGCGGCCAAGGCCGGTCTGGGAGCCTTCGGGAAGAACTGCAATCTGCTGGATGCGGAGATGGGGTCGTACTTCCTGCTCGGCGAGGTCCTCACAACGGCGGAGCTGGAGCCCGACTCTCCGATCGCGGATCTCTGCGGGACCTGCACCCGGTGTCTCGAAGCTTGCCCCACCGGAGCTCTCATCGAGCCGTATCGATTGGATAGCCGGCTGTGCATAAGTTACTGGACCATCGAGCATCGGGGGACGATTCCGGAGGCCGTGCGCCCGGGGATCGGCGACTGGGTGTTCGGCTGTGACGTTTGTCAGGAAGTTTGTCCGGCCAACGTCGACCTGGAGCCGGCCCACCATCCGGAGCTCGAGCTGGCCGACAAACGGCGCGAGCTCTCGCTGACCGACTTGCTTCGGCTCGACCGCGAGGAATACGTGGAAAGATTCCGGGGCAGCCCGATGAAGCGGGCAAAACTCGAGGGCCTCAAGCGAAACACGGCCGTGGCCATGGGAAACAGGGCGGATCGTCTGTATCTCGAGCCGCTCTCGGAGGCTCTCGAAGACGATGACGATGGTGTGCGGCAGCACGCGGCATGGGCCCTGGGCCGGCTCGTTGTGAGCGACGACGAGACGATCCACGGTCGCCGGTCCAGGCTCGAAGCGGCACTGGCCAGAGAAGCCGTGGCCAAGGTTCGCGCCGAAATCCAGGTCGCGCTCGAGGCCACCGAGCCGGGGCGGTCGCGGGAGTCCGCGGCCGCTCGAAAATGA